The following proteins come from a genomic window of Polyangiaceae bacterium:
- the nth gene encoding endonuclease III — protein sequence MAKSQAQRRAPETFARLIQAHPDAHCELDHSSPFQLLVATVLSAQTTDVAVNQVTPKLFAKWPTAERLAKAKPEAVEGTINRIGMFRQKSKNVVGLAKKLVEEHGGAVPKELDALVALPGVGRKTANVVLGVAFGAPEGVVVDTHVQRISQRLGWSKNDTPDKIEQDLMKLFPREQWDPLSHTLIFHGRRVCTARAPACAACSVSDVCPSAFSAENVGRKAPRPRAAKAPTKKRTVKKRAAKKA from the coding sequence ATGGCGAAATCCCAAGCTCAGCGGCGAGCGCCCGAGACCTTCGCGCGCCTGATCCAGGCGCACCCGGACGCCCACTGTGAGCTCGACCATAGCTCCCCCTTCCAGCTTCTGGTCGCCACCGTCCTCAGCGCACAGACGACCGACGTGGCGGTCAACCAGGTCACTCCCAAGCTGTTCGCCAAGTGGCCCACGGCGGAGCGACTCGCAAAGGCGAAGCCGGAGGCCGTGGAAGGCACCATCAACCGCATCGGCATGTTCCGGCAGAAGTCCAAGAACGTGGTCGGGCTCGCCAAGAAGCTCGTGGAGGAGCACGGCGGGGCGGTACCCAAAGAGCTAGACGCCTTGGTGGCTCTACCCGGGGTCGGCCGCAAGACGGCGAACGTGGTGTTGGGGGTGGCCTTCGGCGCGCCAGAGGGCGTGGTGGTCGACACGCACGTCCAACGCATCTCTCAGCGGCTGGGTTGGTCCAAGAACGACACCCCCGACAAGATCGAGCAGGATCTGATGAAGCTGTTCCCCCGGGAGCAGTGGGATCCGCTGTCTCACACGCTCATCTTCCACGGACGGAGGGTGTGCACTGCGCGCGCGCCGGCGTGTGCCGCGTGCTCCGTGAGCGACGTGTGCCCCAGCGCCTTCTCGGCGGAAAATGTGGGGCGTAAAGCGCCGCGCCCGCGCGCCGCGAAAGCTCCGACGAAGAAACGTACCGTGAAGAAGCGCGCCGCAAAAAAGGCGTGA
- the accC gene encoding acetyl-CoA carboxylase biotin carboxylase subunit, giving the protein MFEKILIANRGEIAMRIIRACRELGIKTVAVHSEADTGALHVRFADEAICIGPAAAAKSYLNVPAIISAAEITAADAVHPGYGFLSENSHFAQVVERCGLAFIGPRSDAMQKWGDKISAREMARKFGLPLLPGSEALESVAHAEAEATRVGFPVMIKARGGGGGRGMRIVRNAGEIRRAFESATAEAMASFKNPELYLERFVERPRHVEFQALADEHGQVWTLGERECSLQRRHQKIIEEAPCLVMTEERRAELGARIRKAITESGYTSLGTLEFLMDEDGSLYFMEMNTRVQVEHPVTEMVTGVDLVVEQIRAAAGEKLDLPDTRPWKFRGHAIECRIMAEDPVRFAPWPGLITEYHPPGGAGVRVDSGVFGGWNVPAHYDSLLAKVIAHGPSREVALQRMECALDEFIIGGIRTNIDFHKRLLQDSEVRAARMTTRTVERVMDEMRAELGASG; this is encoded by the coding sequence ATGTTCGAGAAGATCCTCATCGCCAACCGTGGCGAGATCGCGATGCGCATCATTCGCGCGTGTCGCGAGCTCGGCATCAAGACGGTGGCCGTGCACTCCGAGGCGGACACGGGAGCGCTGCACGTGCGCTTCGCGGACGAGGCCATCTGCATCGGACCCGCCGCCGCGGCCAAGAGCTATCTCAACGTGCCGGCCATCATCAGCGCCGCGGAGATCACCGCGGCGGACGCCGTACACCCCGGCTACGGCTTCCTGAGCGAGAACTCGCACTTCGCCCAGGTGGTGGAGCGCTGTGGGCTGGCCTTCATCGGTCCCCGCTCCGACGCCATGCAGAAGTGGGGCGACAAGATCAGCGCGCGGGAAATGGCCCGCAAATTCGGCCTGCCCCTGTTGCCCGGCAGCGAAGCCCTCGAGAGCGTGGCGCACGCCGAGGCAGAGGCGACCCGGGTGGGTTTTCCGGTCATGATCAAGGCCCGCGGCGGCGGCGGCGGGCGGGGCATGCGCATCGTGCGCAACGCCGGGGAAATCCGTCGCGCCTTCGAGTCGGCGACGGCCGAAGCGATGGCCAGCTTCAAGAACCCGGAGCTGTACCTGGAGCGGTTCGTGGAGCGGCCGCGGCACGTGGAGTTCCAGGCTCTGGCCGACGAGCACGGTCAGGTGTGGACCCTGGGAGAGCGGGAGTGCTCGCTGCAGCGGCGCCACCAGAAGATCATCGAAGAGGCTCCCTGCCTCGTGATGACGGAAGAACGCCGGGCGGAGCTCGGGGCTCGCATCAGAAAGGCCATCACCGAGAGCGGCTACACCTCTCTCGGAACGCTCGAGTTCCTGATGGACGAGGACGGTTCGCTCTACTTCATGGAGATGAACACGCGGGTCCAGGTCGAGCATCCCGTCACGGAGATGGTCACCGGCGTGGATCTGGTCGTGGAGCAGATCCGCGCTGCGGCAGGGGAGAAGCTCGACTTGCCCGACACGCGCCCTTGGAAGTTCCGCGGGCACGCCATCGAGTGCCGCATCATGGCCGAGGATCCCGTTCGTTTCGCGCCTTGGCCGGGCCTCATCACCGAGTATCACCCGCCGGGCGGCGCGGGTGTGCGGGTGGATTCCGGCGTGTTCGGTGGCTGGAACGTGCCCGCCCACTACGACTCCCTGCTCGCGAAGGTGATCGCCCACGGGCCCAGCCGGGAGGTTGCCCTGCAGCGCATGGAGTGTGCGCTCGACGAGTTCATCATCGGGGGCATTCGGACCAACATCGACTTCCACAAGCGCCTGCTGCAGGACTCCGAGGTCCGCGCTGCGAGGATGACCACCCGCACGGTGGAGCGGGTGATGGACGAGATGCGCGCCGAGCTCGGCGCTTCGGGTTGA
- a CDS encoding 3-isopropylmalate dehydratase, producing the protein MTQKVLAGRADDPELKGELVRVKVDQVILAREPNRVLAEALDHGLKKSAVEVAVAYDTRCVTSDGAEPGLSAPERVSRAVLQNNVLIARPGIGFPAAVHLERFASPARLAVTDEPRLASVGGSGMLTLLASPSQLADALLHGTLWVRPARSVQVLLSGRVRPFVCVRDVALELIRRGLGDIIQKVDREHQAPVVIEFAGPSARLLSVPDRAVLCALAPQLGAAAAVFVSDEKTEVYLRDQRRSKAHRSLLPDAGAPCDDVISVDLSAVDPLVMDEDGEVRQVRELAGKPVYQVVLGGDSGASLRDLLAAAALLKSKRVPPRLDFLLAPPSRQALEVLANSGALVDLIATGARLIEPDHRLVTGELYPPTAGGLSLRTFDPEPGSPSDRRFVVASAETIAYAVASGQLGDPRSFKRPVRITVPRTLPTDDVLILRKGKGKAKGELEGTKAPPAKQPKPEGWKKSAKLAVVDARTTPSEPSAMVLPTLDSVRWAARHAASLGENLRAVIAEYIPSGLVPLFAGLGILAATTDAESLTKLGGEKTLELPAAEKWDGKEPFTASAGKTSVPLAWQAVDAERQWTAQGTAKSPAAPGKAKS; encoded by the coding sequence ATGACACAAAAGGTTCTTGCTGGTCGTGCCGACGATCCGGAGCTCAAAGGCGAGCTCGTTCGGGTGAAGGTCGATCAGGTGATCCTTGCGAGGGAACCCAACCGTGTACTGGCGGAGGCGCTGGACCATGGACTGAAGAAGTCCGCCGTGGAGGTGGCGGTCGCCTACGACACGCGTTGTGTCACCTCTGACGGTGCCGAACCCGGCCTCAGCGCTCCCGAACGCGTGTCGAGAGCCGTGTTGCAGAACAACGTGCTCATCGCACGGCCGGGCATCGGCTTTCCCGCCGCGGTCCATCTGGAACGCTTCGCGAGCCCGGCGCGCTTGGCCGTCACGGACGAGCCCCGCCTCGCCTCGGTGGGCGGCTCCGGCATGCTCACTCTGCTGGCATCGCCGTCGCAGCTCGCGGACGCGCTCTTGCACGGTACCCTATGGGTGCGACCCGCGCGCAGCGTCCAGGTGCTCCTCTCGGGACGTGTTCGACCTTTCGTCTGCGTGCGCGACGTAGCGTTGGAGCTGATTCGGCGAGGCCTCGGCGACATCATCCAGAAGGTGGACCGCGAGCACCAAGCGCCGGTTGTCATCGAGTTCGCAGGGCCCAGCGCGCGATTGCTCTCGGTTCCCGACCGCGCCGTGCTGTGCGCCCTGGCGCCGCAGCTGGGCGCCGCTGCGGCCGTCTTCGTCAGCGACGAAAAGACCGAGGTCTACCTGCGGGATCAGCGGCGCTCGAAGGCACACCGCAGCTTGCTGCCGGACGCCGGCGCTCCCTGCGACGACGTCATCAGCGTGGATCTGTCCGCGGTGGATCCCCTGGTCATGGACGAGGACGGCGAGGTGCGTCAGGTCCGCGAGCTCGCGGGCAAGCCCGTCTATCAGGTCGTGCTCGGCGGGGACTCCGGCGCGTCCCTCCGGGACTTGCTGGCCGCCGCCGCGCTGCTCAAGAGCAAACGGGTGCCGCCTCGGCTGGACTTCTTGCTCGCACCGCCTTCGCGCCAGGCCCTCGAGGTGCTGGCGAACTCCGGCGCCCTGGTGGACTTGATAGCGACGGGCGCGCGGCTGATCGAACCCGACCATCGGTTGGTGACCGGTGAGCTGTACCCCCCCACGGCCGGCGGGCTGTCGCTCCGCACCTTCGATCCCGAGCCCGGCTCGCCGAGCGACCGACGCTTCGTCGTCGCCTCCGCCGAAACGATCGCCTACGCCGTCGCCTCCGGTCAGCTCGGGGACCCGCGCTCATTCAAGCGCCCCGTACGCATCACCGTGCCCCGCACCCTGCCCACGGACGACGTGCTCATCCTGCGTAAGGGGAAGGGCAAGGCCAAGGGGGAGCTGGAAGGCACCAAGGCGCCGCCAGCCAAGCAGCCCAAGCCCGAGGGCTGGAAGAAGTCCGCCAAGCTTGCGGTCGTCGACGCCCGCACGACGCCCTCGGAGCCCAGCGCCATGGTACTGCCCACGCTCGACTCAGTGCGCTGGGCCGCGCGTCACGCCGCCTCCCTGGGTGAGAACCTGCGTGCGGTGATCGCTGAATACATCCCGAGCGGCCTGGTGCCGCTGTTCGCGGGGCTCGGCATTTTGGCTGCCACCACGGACGCCGAGAGCCTGACCAAGCTGGGGGGCGAGAAGACTCTGGAGCTGCCGGCGGCGGAGAAGTGGGACGGCAAGGAGCCGTTCACCGCTTCCGCCGGCAAGACCAGCGTGCCTCTCGCTTGGCAGGCCGTGGACGCCGAACGGCAGTGGACCGCCCAGGGCACCGCCAAATCCCCGGCGGCACCCGGCAAGGCGAAGAGCTGA
- a CDS encoding SUMF1/EgtB/PvdO family nonheme iron enzyme yields MGEGKDPKRAYSPAEVAHTLRVRDAPTIDVRDSVPTVSGIRERSDDAESTPSTPKRRYRRVGVLGEGGMGQVDEVFDCVLGRSVAKKALLLDADDHRAALLIAEAQICAQLEHPAIVPLYDLDADGDGRPYYTMRVVHGRTLRDALEASDARLPLAQTLAIFRQVCLAVDYAHNRGVVHRDLKPENVVLGEFGEVYVVDWGIATVLEGSSVSRSAEAPRVAGTPCYMAPEQALGNDVDGRADVFSLGVMLYEILAGSRPFPGKDVRSVFARRRQNVEVPPSRRGAGAPTAFDALVLACLSPEARYRPGRARVIAAAVDEFLDGERARQESEREAASCTERALSALADFEALDREARQERQAADEELAELPPWKGAEEKAGAWSRAARARSLSSNAARALARAETELTRALSHVGDYAPARQALADLYFRQFRVAEVDGDEEQMAQLLDLARSYDDGALVLELANRGELCVRASGRVRVARYEPRGPLLATEAPIDVGPEPTLLEAGSYVVVAETGVRYPLLVKRAVRHELVLADAPAIPDGFVVIPGGPFLAADRAGRLAEQELPGFAIGRFPVTIAEYVQFLDSIEDQAERARRTPSERGEPEVLRGLEGWRLAEHVLEGAGGRRVPPEHHLDLPVTGIRWFDAVAYARWKSRVTGFELRLPRDLEWEKAMRGADGRPYPMAVSFDPAFAKTRDSREEPAQREPVGAFALDESPFGVRDLGGGVGDWTESTADGSPTPDPDADGTEDTQMIWRGGTWSSARPGPGMRYSQAIRWRVAYIGFRLALSLPDEKSELVRTPMTRQC; encoded by the coding sequence ATGGGAGAGGGCAAGGATCCGAAGCGGGCATACTCCCCCGCGGAGGTCGCGCACACGCTGCGCGTGCGCGACGCGCCCACCATCGACGTGCGCGACTCGGTGCCCACGGTCAGCGGCATCCGCGAACGCAGCGACGACGCCGAATCGACACCCTCGACCCCAAAGCGTCGCTACCGGCGCGTTGGCGTGCTCGGCGAGGGCGGCATGGGCCAAGTCGACGAGGTGTTCGACTGCGTCTTGGGCCGCAGCGTCGCCAAGAAGGCGCTGCTCTTGGACGCCGACGACCACCGCGCGGCCTTGCTCATCGCCGAAGCGCAGATCTGCGCGCAGCTCGAGCACCCTGCCATCGTGCCGCTCTACGACTTGGACGCCGACGGAGACGGCCGACCCTACTACACCATGCGCGTGGTCCACGGCCGCACGCTGCGCGACGCCCTCGAAGCGAGCGACGCGCGCCTGCCCCTGGCGCAGACGCTGGCCATCTTCCGCCAGGTTTGTCTGGCCGTGGACTACGCCCACAACCGCGGCGTGGTGCATCGCGACCTGAAGCCCGAGAACGTGGTGCTGGGAGAGTTCGGCGAGGTGTACGTCGTGGATTGGGGTATCGCGACGGTGCTGGAGGGCAGCAGCGTGAGCCGCAGCGCGGAAGCCCCGCGAGTGGCCGGCACGCCCTGCTACATGGCTCCGGAGCAGGCGCTGGGCAACGACGTCGACGGTCGCGCCGACGTCTTTTCCTTGGGTGTCATGCTGTACGAGATCTTGGCAGGCAGCCGGCCATTTCCGGGCAAGGACGTGCGCTCGGTGTTCGCGCGACGACGGCAGAACGTGGAAGTTCCTCCCAGCCGGCGGGGCGCAGGCGCGCCCACGGCCTTCGATGCACTGGTGCTCGCCTGCCTGTCGCCGGAAGCTCGCTATCGCCCCGGCCGTGCGCGCGTCATCGCCGCGGCGGTGGACGAGTTCCTGGACGGAGAGCGGGCGCGACAGGAGAGCGAACGCGAGGCCGCGAGCTGCACCGAGCGCGCACTGTCCGCGCTGGCCGACTTCGAAGCGCTGGATCGCGAAGCGAGACAAGAGCGGCAAGCCGCGGACGAGGAGCTGGCGGAGCTGCCCCCGTGGAAGGGGGCGGAGGAGAAGGCCGGCGCCTGGAGCCGTGCGGCGCGCGCTCGCTCGCTATCGTCCAACGCGGCCCGCGCCCTGGCCCGGGCCGAAACCGAGCTGACCCGCGCCCTGAGTCACGTTGGCGACTACGCGCCCGCGCGGCAAGCCCTCGCGGATCTCTACTTCCGGCAGTTCCGCGTCGCAGAGGTCGATGGCGACGAAGAGCAGATGGCGCAGCTCCTCGATCTGGCGCGGAGCTACGACGACGGCGCCCTCGTTCTCGAGCTCGCGAACCGGGGTGAGCTCTGCGTGCGGGCCTCGGGTCGCGTTCGCGTCGCCCGCTACGAGCCACGCGGTCCACTGCTCGCGACCGAGGCGCCAATCGACGTCGGGCCCGAACCGACGTTGCTGGAAGCCGGCTCCTACGTCGTCGTGGCCGAAACTGGCGTGCGCTACCCGTTGTTGGTGAAACGCGCCGTGCGCCACGAGCTGGTGCTGGCCGACGCGCCCGCGATACCGGACGGCTTCGTGGTGATCCCTGGAGGCCCGTTTCTGGCAGCCGATCGCGCGGGGCGGCTCGCCGAGCAGGAGCTCCCGGGCTTCGCCATCGGGCGCTTCCCGGTCACCATCGCGGAGTACGTTCAGTTCCTCGATTCCATCGAGGACCAGGCCGAGCGCGCCCGGCGCACCCCCAGCGAACGCGGAGAGCCCGAAGTGCTCCGTGGCTTAGAGGGTTGGAGGCTCGCCGAGCACGTCCTCGAAGGCGCCGGCGGACGGCGCGTGCCGCCAGAACACCATCTCGATTTGCCGGTCACCGGCATCCGCTGGTTCGACGCCGTTGCCTACGCCCGCTGGAAGAGCCGGGTGACGGGCTTCGAGCTGCGGCTACCCAGGGATCTCGAGTGGGAGAAAGCCATGCGCGGCGCGGATGGGCGACCGTATCCCATGGCCGTCTCCTTCGATCCCGCCTTCGCCAAGACCCGGGACTCCCGGGAAGAGCCGGCGCAACGCGAGCCCGTCGGTGCCTTCGCACTGGACGAGTCACCCTTCGGCGTGCGCGATCTGGGCGGCGGCGTGGGCGACTGGACCGAGTCCACTGCGGATGGCTCCCCCACTCCGGATCCGGACGCAGACGGCACGGAGGACACGCAGATGATCTGGCGCGGTGGCACCTGGTCGAGCGCGCGACCCGGGCCGGGCATGCGCTACAGCCAAGCCATTCGCTGGCGTGTCGCGTACATCGGCTTCCGTCTGGCGCTCAGCTTGCCCGACGAGAAGAGCGAGCTCGTGCGGACGCCTATGACGCGTCAGTGCTGA
- the accB gene encoding acetyl-CoA carboxylase biotin carboxyl carrier protein, translating into MSLKQLKSLLNTLEDGNVSEFEYQDDKFRLKLTLGAGAPTVIAAPAAAAPARAVAAAAPAASAQDAEEADPSVVFVSSPFVGTFYRAPSPEADAFVEVGGQVRKGQTLCIVEAMKLMNEIEAEYPGTILEVLVENGESVEFGQKLFKMKKS; encoded by the coding sequence ATCTCGCTCAAGCAGCTCAAGAGCCTGCTCAACACTCTGGAAGACGGAAACGTCTCGGAGTTCGAATACCAAGACGACAAGTTCCGGCTGAAGCTCACGCTCGGCGCTGGGGCTCCTACCGTGATCGCGGCTCCGGCTGCGGCCGCGCCGGCGCGGGCCGTGGCCGCGGCGGCGCCTGCGGCCTCGGCACAGGACGCGGAGGAGGCGGATCCCAGCGTGGTGTTCGTCAGCTCGCCCTTCGTGGGGACTTTCTATCGTGCTCCCTCGCCGGAAGCGGACGCGTTCGTCGAGGTCGGCGGCCAGGTGCGCAAGGGACAGACCCTGTGCATCGTGGAAGCCATGAAGCTGATGAACGAGATCGAGGCCGAGTACCCGGGGACCATCTTGGAGGTCTTGGTGGAGAACGGCGAGAGCGTGGAGTTCGGTCAGAAGCTCTTCAAGATGAAGAAGAGCTGA
- a CDS encoding peroxiredoxin has product MTIKIGDRIPDANLSETTEFGEACPLAPKNVSVAEATKGKKIVIFGVPGAYTPTCSAQHVPGYVKNLDALKAKGVDEVWCVAVNDGFVMAAWGRDQGAIGKVRMLGDGSAELTKKLGLELDLTAGGLGLRMQRFSMLVDDGVVKQLNVEAPKAFEVSSAEKMLAQL; this is encoded by the coding sequence ATGACGATCAAGATTGGTGACCGCATCCCCGACGCAAACCTCAGCGAGACCACCGAGTTCGGCGAAGCCTGCCCGCTGGCGCCCAAGAACGTGTCCGTGGCGGAGGCCACCAAGGGAAAGAAGATCGTGATCTTCGGCGTGCCCGGAGCCTACACGCCGACCTGCTCCGCGCAGCACGTGCCGGGCTACGTGAAGAACCTGGACGCCCTGAAGGCCAAGGGCGTGGACGAGGTGTGGTGCGTGGCCGTCAACGACGGCTTCGTGATGGCGGCGTGGGGCCGCGATCAGGGCGCCATCGGCAAGGTCCGCATGTTGGGGGACGGCAGCGCGGAGCTCACCAAGAAGCTCGGGCTGGAGCTGGACCTCACGGCCGGTGGCCTGGGCCTCCGCATGCAGCGCTTCAGCATGCTGGTGGACGACGGCGTCGTGAAGCAGCTCAACGTGGAAGCACCGAAGGCGTTCGAGGTCAGCAGCGCCGAGAAGATGCTCGCTCAGCTGTGA
- a CDS encoding VOC family protein, which yields MGQRPFRVLGLQQIAVGSSDKQRLRKLWVDTLGLTPTGSYQSEKENVDEDITVAGRGAFRVEVDLMQPIDASKKPRVHEPPLNHVGLWVDDLRAAVAWLEEQGVRFTPGGIRAGAAGHEVCFIHPKGNEQSPIGGEGVLIELVQAPPDVIEAFERT from the coding sequence ATGGGACAGAGACCGTTTCGTGTGCTGGGCCTGCAGCAAATTGCCGTGGGAAGCAGCGATAAGCAGCGCTTGCGGAAGCTGTGGGTGGATACCCTCGGGCTCACCCCAACGGGCAGCTACCAGAGCGAAAAAGAGAACGTGGACGAGGACATCACGGTAGCGGGACGCGGCGCGTTTCGCGTGGAAGTCGACCTGATGCAACCGATCGATGCCAGCAAGAAGCCGCGCGTGCACGAGCCGCCCCTGAACCACGTCGGACTCTGGGTCGACGACCTCAGGGCCGCCGTCGCGTGGCTCGAAGAGCAGGGCGTTCGCTTCACCCCCGGCGGCATCCGAGCCGGGGCCGCCGGTCACGAGGTGTGCTTCATTCATCCGAAGGGCAACGAGCAGAGCCCCATCGGCGGGGAAGGCGTCCTCATCGAGCTGGTGCAGGCACCGCCCGACGTGATCGAAGCCTTCGAACGCACATGA
- the meaB gene encoding methylmalonyl Co-A mutase-associated GTPase MeaB, producing the protein MSDLDARARSVVAGDRRALAKAITLVESARRDHQEQAQRLLELLLPHTGAAARVGISGVPGVGKSTFIEALGLYLLSAGHRVAVLAVDPSSGISGGSILGDKTRMPRLASADGAFIRPSPAGGSLGGVARRTREVMLVCEAAGFDVVLVETVGVGQSEHAVASMVDSFLMLALAGAGDELQGIKRGILELVDVVCVNKADGDNRERARRAAAELRSALRLLRGGARWSPPVLTASALAGEGIAEVWQALEEHREQLPLHEKRAQQRRAWLSSLVHDGLEAEFFARDDVQALRAEIEDLVQRQAITPTEGARRLLALVSTDAS; encoded by the coding sequence ATGAGCGATCTCGACGCTCGCGCTCGCAGCGTAGTGGCCGGAGACCGCCGCGCCCTGGCCAAGGCCATCACCCTGGTGGAGAGCGCTCGGCGCGATCATCAGGAGCAGGCTCAGCGTCTGCTGGAGCTTTTGTTGCCGCACACCGGGGCGGCGGCGCGGGTGGGCATCAGCGGCGTGCCGGGGGTTGGCAAGAGCACGTTCATCGAAGCGTTGGGGCTGTACCTGCTGTCGGCGGGCCACCGCGTCGCGGTGCTGGCGGTCGATCCTTCGAGTGGGATCTCCGGGGGGAGCATCTTGGGGGACAAGACTCGGATGCCGCGACTGGCGTCCGCGGACGGCGCGTTCATTCGACCGAGCCCCGCGGGCGGCTCCCTGGGCGGCGTGGCGCGGCGCACGCGGGAGGTCATGCTCGTGTGCGAGGCGGCGGGCTTCGACGTGGTCCTGGTGGAGACCGTGGGCGTGGGGCAGAGCGAGCACGCGGTGGCCAGCATGGTGGACAGCTTCCTGATGCTGGCGCTCGCCGGGGCCGGGGACGAGCTGCAGGGGATCAAGCGCGGGATCCTGGAGCTCGTGGACGTGGTGTGCGTGAACAAGGCCGATGGCGACAACCGCGAGCGAGCTCGGCGCGCGGCGGCCGAGCTTCGGAGCGCCTTGCGGCTGTTGCGCGGGGGCGCTCGTTGGTCCCCCCCGGTGCTGACGGCCAGTGCGCTCGCGGGGGAGGGGATCGCGGAGGTGTGGCAGGCGCTGGAAGAGCACCGCGAGCAGCTCCCGCTCCATGAAAAGCGCGCACAGCAGCGCCGCGCTTGGCTTTCGAGCCTGGTGCACGACGGGCTCGAGGCCGAGTTCTTCGCGCGCGACGACGTGCAGGCCCTGCGAGCGGAGATCGAGGATCTGGTGCAGCGTCAGGCCATCACGCCGACGGAGGGCGCTCGGCGCCTGCTCGCGCTCGTCAGCACTGACGCGTCATAG
- the aroQ gene encoding type II 3-dehydroquinate dehydratase has translation MTRVLVLSGPNLDRLGRREPEIYGTTTLAEIHDKLATLAKEVEAEVVCRQSNHEGLLIDWINAAADEGFGGLLLNPGALTHTSYALYDSIRGAGLPVVEVHVSNPDAREPFRRRSRVAPACLGRVAGFGAESYLLALRALLGAIAAAKKG, from the coding sequence CTGACGCGCGTCTTGGTGCTGAGTGGTCCCAACCTCGACCGGCTCGGGCGGCGAGAGCCGGAGATCTACGGGACCACCACGCTGGCGGAGATCCATGACAAGCTCGCGACGCTCGCTAAGGAGGTCGAAGCCGAAGTGGTGTGCCGCCAGAGCAACCACGAGGGGCTCCTGATCGACTGGATCAACGCCGCCGCAGACGAGGGTTTTGGGGGGCTGCTGCTGAACCCGGGCGCGCTGACGCACACTTCGTACGCGCTGTACGACTCGATTCGCGGAGCCGGGCTGCCGGTGGTGGAGGTCCACGTCTCGAACCCCGACGCACGGGAGCCGTTCCGACGGCGATCGCGCGTGGCGCCCGCGTGTCTCGGACGAGTGGCTGGTTTCGGGGCCGAGTCCTATCTGCTCGCGCTGCGCGCACTTCTGGGCGCCATCGCCGCTGCGAAAAAAGGGTGA
- the meaB gene encoding methylmalonyl Co-A mutase-associated GTPase MeaB codes for MSVAERVLSGDVRAVARACRAVDDRLEGYRDVLKALFPHTGRAWVIGITGTPGAGKSTLTDRLIQRFRAEQRRVGVVAVDPTSPFSGGAILGDRIRMQRHFEDPEVFIRSLATRGALGGLSRSAFDVVRVLDAWGADVVLVETVGVGQDELEVTRSAHTTLVVMAPGLGDDIQAIKAGILECADVFAVNKADRDGADATLRDLEVMLALGSDIFSAAAQKSRSHSAATVNPRKVQGSTGERWVPPIVRTVATKNQGTDELGQRLSEHRAWLSDTDAGKARHAERARLALLAFLRDTLTEAALASLGTLVDEIAARVEARELDPYTACDRLIDRFKAR; via the coding sequence GTGAGCGTCGCCGAGCGGGTACTTTCAGGGGATGTGCGGGCCGTGGCCCGCGCCTGCCGCGCCGTGGACGATCGACTGGAGGGCTATCGGGACGTGCTCAAGGCGCTGTTCCCTCACACCGGGCGCGCCTGGGTCATCGGCATCACAGGCACTCCCGGCGCCGGCAAGAGCACCCTCACCGACCGCTTGATTCAACGCTTCCGCGCCGAGCAGCGCCGCGTGGGAGTAGTGGCGGTGGATCCCACGAGCCCATTTTCCGGCGGCGCCATTCTCGGGGATCGCATCCGGATGCAGCGCCACTTCGAGGACCCCGAGGTCTTCATTCGCTCGCTGGCCACCCGCGGGGCCCTGGGCGGCCTGAGCCGGTCCGCTTTCGACGTGGTCCGCGTGCTCGACGCCTGGGGCGCAGACGTGGTGCTGGTCGAGACCGTGGGGGTGGGTCAGGACGAGCTGGAGGTCACGCGCTCGGCCCACACCACGCTGGTGGTCATGGCGCCGGGCTTGGGGGACGACATCCAGGCCATCAAGGCGGGCATCTTGGAATGCGCCGACGTGTTCGCCGTGAACAAGGCGGACCGCGACGGCGCCGACGCCACGCTCCGGGATCTGGAAGTGATGTTGGCTCTGGGCTCCGACATCTTCTCGGCGGCGGCGCAGAAGTCCCGCTCCCACAGCGCCGCCACCGTCAATCCGCGAAAGGTGCAGGGGAGCACCGGCGAGCGCTGGGTCCCGCCCATCGTGCGGACCGTCGCGACCAAGAATCAGGGAACCGACGAGCTCGGGCAGCGCCTCTCGGAGCACCGCGCCTGGCTCAGCGACACCGACGCCGGCAAGGCGCGCCACGCGGAGCGTGCTCGCCTGGCGCTGCTGGCATTTTTGCGGGACACGCTCACGGAAGCTGCACTCGCGTCGCTCGGCACTCTGGTGGACGAGATCGCAGCTCGCGTGGAAGCACGCGAGCTGGATCCCTACACCGCTTGCGACCGTTTGATCGACCGCTTCAAGGCTCGCTGA